A single genomic interval of Bacteroidales bacterium harbors:
- a CDS encoding response regulator, protein MNKHQQIEIILVEDNPDDARLAIRELTKNNLANNLIHLKDGEEALNYFFGEKDEAKYYSEKNPKLVLLDLKMPKVGGIEVLRELRKNEKTKSIPVVVFTSSSEEKDIIETYKLGVNSYIVKPVDFDRFTEVIKEIGYYWLVINKM, encoded by the coding sequence ATGAACAAGCATCAACAAATTGAAATTATATTAGTGGAAGATAATCCGGACGATGCACGTTTGGCAATCCGAGAACTTACGAAAAATAATCTTGCAAATAATCTGATACACTTAAAAGACGGAGAAGAAGCATTAAATTATTTTTTTGGAGAAAAAGATGAAGCAAAGTATTATTCAGAAAAAAACCCTAAGTTAGTTTTACTTGATTTAAAAATGCCTAAAGTAGGAGGGATTGAAGTTTTAAGGGAACTTCGGAAAAATGAGAAAACAAAATCAATTCCGGTGGTTGTCTTTACATCTTCAAGTGAAGAAAAAGATATTATTGAAACCTACAAACTGGGAGTGAACAGCTATATTGTGAAACCTGTTGATTTTGACAGATTTACAGAAGTCATTAAGGAAATCGGTTATTATTGGTTGGTTATTAATAAAATGTAA
- a CDS encoding PAS domain-containing protein, producing MEDFESDIFLIERQLKRNKLNYKLKHTDNITDFEKYLKTFKPDIILSDYNLPDFNGLEALSIVVQHPIYIPFIIVTGALDEETAVACIKAGADDYLTKENLTRLVSAIQSSIDKRDTLLKKEKAEKETKQLAKELQTLIKTVNTPIFSVDKKGEINEWNNATEKITGFSKKSVLEKNFVENFIHEDQKETVNRIITDTIEGSCITNFEILLKTEKRYKKLLLNTTTKRNNYGEVIGVILIGQDITKMADYREELEQKIEERTKELKTALEKEKELNELKSRFVSMASHEFRTPLAAIGFVSGFLKKYGDRIDKEAHDKKLDKINIQIKYLTSMLDDILTIGKADARSKFKPETLKFSDFIKPLLEEVKTVSENSHEIEFLMTNKNFTIDLDPKLGRNIFINLLTNAIKFSPGKKHILFENKIENGSLISKVTDFGIGIPEEELEMVFIPFHRAKNTEAIQGTGLGLAIVKEAVEIHKGTVSVESKKSKVTTFTIKLPLKTDIHTNN from the coding sequence TTGGAAGACTTTGAATCTGATATATTCTTGATTGAAAGACAACTTAAAAGAAATAAGCTGAATTACAAGCTTAAACACACTGATAATATTACTGACTTTGAGAAATATCTGAAAACATTTAAGCCTGATATCATTCTTTCCGATTATAACTTACCTGATTTTAACGGTCTTGAAGCATTATCAATTGTTGTTCAACATCCTATATACATTCCTTTCATTATAGTAACCGGAGCTTTAGATGAAGAAACAGCAGTTGCTTGTATAAAAGCCGGGGCTGATGATTATTTAACAAAAGAAAATTTAACTCGACTTGTTTCGGCAATACAATCATCCATTGACAAAAGGGATACATTACTTAAAAAAGAAAAAGCAGAGAAGGAAACAAAACAATTAGCAAAAGAACTGCAAACATTAATTAAAACAGTAAATACACCCATTTTTAGTGTAGATAAAAAGGGGGAAATAAATGAATGGAATAATGCAACAGAAAAAATTACCGGTTTTTCAAAGAAAAGTGTTTTAGAGAAGAATTTTGTTGAAAATTTTATACACGAAGATCAAAAAGAAACAGTAAACCGGATTATTACAGATACGATTGAAGGCTCATGCATTACTAATTTTGAGATATTGCTCAAAACAGAAAAGAGATATAAGAAATTATTGCTGAACACCACAACAAAAAGAAATAATTACGGAGAAGTTATAGGAGTTATTCTTATTGGGCAAGATATTACCAAAATGGCAGATTACAGGGAGGAATTGGAACAAAAGATTGAAGAAAGAACAAAAGAGCTTAAAACAGCTTTAGAAAAAGAAAAAGAATTGAATGAGTTAAAATCTCGCTTTGTTTCAATGGCATCTCACGAATTCAGAACGCCATTGGCTGCAATAGGTTTTGTTTCAGGGTTTTTGAAAAAATACGGAGACAGAATTGACAAAGAGGCACATGATAAAAAACTTGATAAAATTAATATTCAAATTAAGTATCTTACTTCAATGCTTGATGATATACTTACCATAGGAAAAGCTGATGCAAGATCTAAATTCAAGCCTGAAACATTAAAGTTTTCCGACTTTATTAAACCACTGTTGGAAGAAGTGAAAACAGTATCCGAAAATTCTCATGAAATTGAGTTTTTAATGACAAATAAGAATTTTACAATTGACTTAGATCCAAAATTAGGAAGGAATATTTTTATCAATTTACTAACCAATGCAATTAAGTTTTCACCCGGAAAAAAACATATACTGTTTGAAAACAAGATAGAAAACGGCAGCTTAATATCTAAAGTTACAGATTTTGGAATAGGTATTCCTGAAGAAGAATTAGAAATGGTTTTTATTCCGTTTCACAGAGCAAAAAATACAGAAGCAATACAAGGAACAGGCTTAGGCTTAGCAATTGTAAAAGAAGCAGTTGAAATTCATAAAGGAACGGTAAGTGTAGAAAGCAAAAAAAGTAAAGTAACGACTTTTACAATAAAATTACCTTTAAAAACAGATATACACACCAATAATTAA
- a CDS encoding DUF916 domain-containing protein has protein sequence MKKIVFILVCFAFCLSSTFAQKFEIAPTRMDYNLEPGQSGRMILHVTNQSDKKRSYITILNDWNITENGKIDYSEPNTTERSCADWITITPAFFELAPNEQKKISVLMKVPENENAKSTKWAMLFVQEAIEKNETIGGDKNTSAGITVNPSIGVYVFQSPDSYNNTSAVIKNLRKSDNENTLIVDVTNTGDKIIQGKVYLIISDLQKAEEDQLEPKEFTILPGVSRTLSLDLPENMEKGAYSIASVLDYSEDKDLEGAVLEYEVK, from the coding sequence ATGAAAAAAATTGTATTTATTTTAGTCTGTTTTGCATTCTGTCTTTCCTCAACTTTTGCTCAAAAATTTGAGATAGCACCTACAAGAATGGATTATAATTTAGAGCCCGGACAAAGCGGGAGAATGATACTGCACGTTACCAACCAATCAGATAAAAAAAGAAGTTATATAACAATTCTTAATGATTGGAACATTACCGAAAACGGTAAAATTGATTATTCAGAACCGAATACTACGGAAAGATCTTGTGCAGATTGGATTACAATTACGCCGGCTTTTTTTGAGCTTGCTCCGAATGAGCAAAAAAAAATTAGTGTATTAATGAAAGTTCCTGAAAACGAAAATGCAAAATCAACAAAATGGGCAATGCTTTTTGTACAAGAAGCAATTGAGAAAAATGAGACTATAGGAGGCGATAAGAATACAAGTGCAGGTATTACTGTTAATCCGAGTATCGGTGTGTATGTATTTCAATCACCCGATTCGTATAATAATACAAGTGCAGTTATTAAGAATTTAAGAAAATCTGATAATGAAAATACACTAATTGTAGATGTTACTAATACCGGAGATAAAATTATTCAGGGAAAAGTTTATTTAATAATTTCAGACTTGCAAAAAGCAGAGGAAGATCAGTTAGAACCCAAAGAATTTACAATTCTTCCCGGTGTTTCCAGAACTTTGAGTTTGGACTTACCTGAAAATATGGAAAAAGGAGCTTACTCAATCGCAAGTGTGTTAGATTATTCTGAAGACAAAGATTTAGAAGGGGCGGTACTGGAATATGAAGTGAAGTAG
- a CDS encoding PAS domain S-box protein, whose amino-acid sequence MESYNNKSKDELIKEIETLKRNVKDLEKNKLKFKKDEEELSLEKNNLKNVFNAMADGIYIVNQQYDIQYVNPVLIKDFGSYEGQKCYEFFHDRTEVCPWCKNADVFEGKTVRWEWYSAKNNRTYDLIDTPLTNPDGSISKLEIFRDITNRKRAEEALKLSNENFQQLVSNITTVIWKADIGKNGAFENTYSSPVLDELLELPPGTMRNDWDKYFSYIKPEYLEQVNKAFKEAIISPGKEINCEYEVLKDTGQTAWFHSNGRCFEKSGKLHVFGSTTDITERKQAEKALKQSELFRRRVFDSSKIPIIVMESTSFKYIDINTAAVKKYGFPSYEASLGKTPLDVSAPVQYDGTPSSQKAVFYIEKALKEGSVTFEWLHRYPNGEFWDAEVHLLSFQSNDKTLIQFSLIDITERKKAEEALRESEARFQKLLENIPTVAVQGYNADGIIHYWNKANELIYGYTAEEAIGKNLVDMIIPSEMKEDVQKLIKHGAKTGEMPPAAELTLMRKDGNPVTVFSSYAVVQQSGKEPLLFCMDMDLTERKQAEELLQKSEAQLRQVIDAVPHMIFAKDRDGRFIIANKAVADGCGTSPENIVGKTHPELLGANTEQYESYLADDREVIDSGKLKFIPEEDYTYPDGHSVVLETTKIPFTSAGIPAVLGVSVDITVRKQAENMLRSSEMLYHSTIDSMDEHINVIDANFRIQLFNAPLTRWCKELGINTDEIIGQSLFEVFPFLDEKKVRDECTQVLETQKPVITHENSILGGKEIITETRKVPAIKDGIVTRIVTIITDITEYKQTIEALRKSEERFRQVTESAEEWVWEVDETALYTYASPIVEKLLGYKPEELVGKKHSFDLFHPDDYEPLKKATFELFAEKKPLFRFLNKNVHKNGNIVWLSTTGLPILDKKGNLLGYRGTDIDITERKKAEEELKKHRDHLEELVKERTKELEKKNKDLEEFNELFIDREFRIKELRDKVKELEAKL is encoded by the coding sequence ATGGAAAGCTATAATAATAAAAGCAAAGACGAATTAATTAAAGAAATCGAAACTCTTAAAAGAAATGTTAAAGATCTTGAAAAAAACAAATTAAAATTCAAAAAGGATGAAGAAGAATTGAGTCTTGAGAAAAACAACCTGAAAAATGTTTTTAATGCAATGGCAGATGGCATATATATCGTAAACCAACAATATGATATTCAATATGTAAATCCGGTACTTATTAAAGATTTTGGCAGTTATGAAGGGCAGAAATGTTATGAATTTTTCCACGATAGAACGGAAGTTTGCCCCTGGTGTAAGAATGCCGATGTTTTTGAGGGAAAAACTGTACGTTGGGAATGGTATTCTGCTAAGAATAATAGAACATACGATTTGATTGACACTCCGCTGACAAATCCTGACGGCAGCATTTCCAAATTGGAAATATTCCGCGATATCACCAATCGCAAGCGGGCCGAGGAAGCTTTAAAATTAAGCAATGAAAATTTTCAACAGCTTGTATCAAATATTACAACTGTTATTTGGAAAGCAGACATTGGAAAGAACGGAGCTTTTGAAAATACTTATTCTTCTCCTGTATTAGATGAATTATTAGAGTTGCCGCCCGGAACAATGCGAAATGACTGGGATAAGTATTTCAGCTACATCAAACCCGAGTATCTGGAACAAGTAAACAAAGCTTTCAAAGAAGCAATAATATCGCCGGGTAAAGAAATTAATTGCGAATACGAAGTATTAAAAGACACCGGACAAACAGCTTGGTTTCATTCAAATGGCAGATGTTTTGAGAAAAGCGGGAAATTGCACGTTTTTGGCTCTACTACCGACATCACCGAGCGCAAACAAGCGGAAAAAGCATTAAAACAGAGTGAATTGTTTCGTCGTAGAGTTTTTGACAGTTCCAAGATTCCAATTATTGTTATGGAATCTACTTCTTTTAAATATATTGATATAAATACAGCTGCAGTAAAAAAGTATGGTTTCCCTTCGTATGAAGCCTCCCTGGGTAAAACACCACTTGATGTTTCTGCACCTGTTCAATATGATGGTACTCCTTCATCTCAAAAAGCAGTATTTTATATTGAAAAAGCATTGAAGGAAGGAAGTGTTACTTTTGAATGGCTTCATCGCTACCCTAATGGTGAATTTTGGGATGCCGAGGTTCATTTGTTATCCTTTCAATCAAATGATAAAACATTAATTCAATTTTCTCTAATCGACATCACCGAACGCAAAAAGGCAGAAGAAGCACTGCGGGAAAGCGAAGCAAGATTTCAAAAGCTTTTAGAAAATATTCCAACAGTTGCTGTGCAGGGATATAATGCAGATGGAATAATTCATTATTGGAACAAAGCAAATGAGTTGATATACGGTTATACGGCAGAAGAAGCTATCGGGAAAAATCTCGTAGATATGATTATTCCTTCGGAAATGAAGGAAGATGTGCAGAAACTAATCAAGCACGGTGCAAAAACAGGAGAAATGCCACCAGCTGCTGAATTAACCTTGATGCGTAAAGATGGAAATCCAGTTACAGTATTCTCAAGTTATGCTGTTGTACAACAATCAGGGAAAGAACCTTTGTTATTTTGTATGGATATGGATTTGACCGAACGCAAGCAGGCAGAGGAATTACTTCAGAAAAGCGAGGCTCAATTAAGACAAGTTATTGATGCTGTGCCACATATGATCTTCGCAAAAGACAGGGACGGGCGTTTCATCATTGCAAATAAAGCTGTAGCCGACGGATGTGGGACAAGTCCGGAAAATATAGTTGGAAAAACACATCCGGAATTGCTTGGGGCTAATACTGAACAATATGAGTCTTATCTGGCAGATGACCGTGAAGTTATAGACAGTGGAAAGTTAAAATTCATTCCCGAAGAGGACTATACATATCCCGATGGTCATAGTGTTGTTTTGGAAACTACAAAGATTCCGTTCACTTCAGCGGGAATACCTGCTGTTCTGGGTGTATCGGTTGATATCACTGTGCGAAAACAGGCAGAAAATATGTTAAGGTCATCAGAGATGTTATATCATTCAACAATTGATTCAATGGACGAACATATCAATGTAATTGATGCTAATTTCCGAATTCAGCTCTTCAACGCACCCTTAACAAGATGGTGTAAGGAGTTAGGCATTAACACGGACGAGATAATTGGTCAAAGCTTATTTGAAGTGTTCCCCTTTCTCGACGAAAAGAAAGTTAGGGATGAATGTACTCAGGTACTTGAAACCCAAAAACCTGTAATTACTCATGAAAACTCTATACTTGGAGGAAAAGAAATAATAACAGAAACGCGAAAAGTACCTGCAATTAAAGACGGAATAGTTACCAGGATTGTTACCATAATCACCGATATTACCGAATATAAGCAGACGATAGAAGCCCTGCGAAAAAGCGAAGAACGCTTTAGGCAGGTAACTGAATCTGCAGAAGAATGGGTATGGGAAGTAGATGAAACTGCTTTATACACTTATGCAAGCCCGATTGTTGAGAAATTGCTGGGCTACAAACCGGAAGAACTTGTCGGGAAAAAACATTCATTTGACTTGTTTCATCCTGACGACTATGAACCTTTAAAAAAAGCAACTTTCGAACTATTCGCAGAGAAAAAACCACTTTTCAGGTTTCTGAACAAAAATGTGCATAAGAACGGCAATATTGTATGGCTTTCAACAACCGGTCTTCCTATCCTTGATAAAAAAGGAAACCTGCTTGGATATCGTGGTACAGACATTGACATCACCGAACGCAAAAAAGCAGAAGAAGAACTAAAAAAACACCGTGATCACCTCGAAGAACTCGTGAAAGAACGAACAAAAGAGTTAGAAAAAAAGAATAAAGACTTGGAAGAATTCAATGAACTGTTTATCGACAGAGAATTTAGGATTAAAGAGTTAAGAGATAAAGTAAAAGAATTAGAAGCTAAACTATAA
- a CDS encoding PAS domain S-box protein, with protein MTNTLKLSVKNQTGYKISISILFGLAGFYTNFHTLIFPFGEYTVAILLGLLFPMLITLSWGWKYGLLSALTGGCQTMWWLWGASNGYAIFFVIPPFTLWVVWHGIFAELRRKQKVHKWWLNIYIVEIIFRIISSVNLLTLCRWAITLNPPDWSWASNAPNIIPLHFSVFVTIKQAAIGFIILLLTDVLLNIKYVRFFFKLKEYTDNKKTAYIISLFLLLGCLFWLLDSVFCFFAFHKESSFIDLFALNIPDYNIFTRTVFLIFCLVCGLITSGILRTQREGEIALGESEEKLRNIFEHSTNVFYSHTPEHILTYMSPQVKEVLGYEADEVFKKWTEFASDNPVNKIGFELTEKAIKTGKPQPAYELEFIHKNGKKVWIEVHEGPVVVDGKTGSIVGAFSDITERKKAEKELKKYRDHLENLVKERTAELEEKNKDLEEFNELFVGREFRIKELKDKIKKLEGKN; from the coding sequence ATGACAAACACTTTAAAACTATCGGTTAAAAATCAAACCGGTTACAAAATCTCTATTTCAATTCTTTTTGGATTAGCAGGGTTTTATACAAATTTTCATACATTAATTTTCCCTTTCGGAGAATATACTGTTGCCATATTACTTGGATTGTTGTTTCCAATGCTGATAACATTGAGTTGGGGTTGGAAATACGGCTTACTCTCTGCTTTAACAGGTGGCTGCCAGACTATGTGGTGGTTGTGGGGAGCAAGCAATGGTTATGCAATTTTCTTTGTTATACCGCCATTCACACTCTGGGTTGTATGGCACGGAATATTTGCAGAGCTTCGCAGGAAGCAGAAAGTTCACAAATGGTGGCTGAACATATACATAGTAGAAATTATCTTCCGGATTATCAGCTCTGTAAATTTATTAACATTATGCAGATGGGCAATAACTCTTAATCCGCCGGACTGGAGTTGGGCATCGAATGCACCAAATATTATTCCTTTGCATTTTTCTGTTTTTGTTACAATTAAACAAGCAGCAATTGGTTTTATTATTTTGCTTCTAACTGATGTGCTTCTTAATATCAAGTATGTAAGATTTTTCTTTAAATTAAAAGAATACACAGATAACAAAAAAACAGCTTATATAATAAGCTTATTCCTGTTGCTTGGATGCTTGTTCTGGTTGCTGGATAGTGTCTTTTGTTTTTTCGCATTTCATAAGGAAAGTTCATTTATTGACCTGTTTGCTTTGAATATTCCGGATTATAATATTTTTACCAGAACTGTTTTCTTAATTTTTTGTCTGGTATGCGGACTAATTACTTCCGGAATTTTACGTACACAAAGAGAAGGTGAAATTGCTCTTGGAGAAAGCGAAGAAAAACTCAGAAATATATTTGAACACAGCACAAACGTGTTTTATTCTCATACACCTGAACATATACTAACTTATATGAGTCCGCAGGTAAAAGAGGTTCTTGGTTATGAAGCAGATGAAGTATTTAAAAAATGGACTGAATTTGCTTCTGATAACCCTGTAAATAAAATCGGCTTTGAGCTGACCGAAAAGGCAATTAAAACCGGCAAACCGCAGCCGGCTTATGAACTCGAATTTATTCACAAAAACGGGAAAAAAGTTTGGATTGAAGTTCATGAAGGACCTGTTGTTGTTGACGGGAAAACCGGTTCAATAGTCGGTGCCTTTTCTGATATCACTGAACGCAAAAAAGCAGAAAAAGAACTGAAAAAATACCGCGATCATCTGGAGAACTTGGTGAAAGAACGTACAGCAGAACTTGAAGAAAAAAATAAAGACTTAGAAGAATTCAATGAGCTGTTTGTTGGCAGAGAATTCAGAATTAAAGAATTAAAAGATAAGATAAAAAAGTTGGAGGGAAAGAATTAA
- a CDS encoding PAS domain S-box protein has product MENYKNKSKDELIQEIENLKRNVKDLEKNKLEFKKVEEALKESNENFRQVVSNITTVIWKADIGKNGAFENTYSSPVIDELLELPAGTIKNDWDKYFNYIKPEYLEQVNKAFKEAIISPGKVINCEYEVLKDTGKTAWFHSKGRCFEKNGKLHVFGSTTDITERKQAEKVLRESEEKFYSVSSTAQDAVIMMDNEGNIFYWNKASEKIFGYTKEEANGKELHKLIVPEKYLEDFQKGFKKFRKTGEGAAIRKTIELLAIRKDGTEFPVELSLSAIKLKGKWCASAIVRDITERKKAEEALRESEARFRKLLENITTVAVQGYNADGIIHYWNKANELIYGYTAEEAIGKNLVDMIIPSEMKEDVQKLIKHGAKTGEMPPAAELTLMRKDGNPVTVFSSHAVVQQSGKGPLLFCMDMDLTERKKAEKELRESEEKYRLLADNSTDAIWQTNLKLVFTYVSPSIKKIFGYSVEEWVGTGLSQHASRKEFLKMARKASYAIKNYKKIKYLTFEVVMLKKDGTEIPVEITAKLLLNKKGLPVGLQGTTRDITKRLSAEQAGKQAEETLIEKEKELRLITDSTLDTVFMLNKTGIIVYLNQPAEKLFNRKLEDMPGTSFTKYVPKKELPRYFKRLKEVFRHKKITNFETYVINRDGQQIPVEINGQIIKRDGKYFGLGTIRDITERLSAEQAGKQAEEALRESEKQMHTLINAMPDFVCLKDGDGRWLKTNDAGIRIFQLEGTDYRGKNDSELAELNSKLRGAFLTCKESDARVRKEGGIIHGEETITDTAGKVRVFDVTKVSVSQTDSKRKGLVVLGHDITERKLAEDELKKYREHLEELIKERTLEVEEKAKKIKESQKAMRYLLEDVNEAREELVKSNKKIKETNKDLESFAYSVSHDLKSPLRAINGYTKVLLEDYPGLFTGEKKEFMDLIVKNSVKMNTLIDDLLRFSRAGRNKLDISEFNMSVMVKDVINAVKENYKSQNIESKIQEDVIINADISAIKHVLLNLIGNAVKFSENETVSKIEFGIKNIDGINVYYIKDNGIGFSMKYTNKVFDVFQRLHGSEKYEGTGVGLALVKRIINKHGGKIRAESEIGKGSVFYFTI; this is encoded by the coding sequence ATGGAAAATTATAAAAATAAAAGTAAAGATGAGTTAATTCAAGAAATTGAAAATCTTAAAAGAAATGTTAAAGATCTTGAAAAAAACAAATTAGAATTCAAAAAGGTTGAAGAAGCATTAAAAGAAAGCAATGAAAATTTCCGGCAAGTTGTGTCTAATATTACAACTGTTATTTGGAAAGCAGACATTGGAAAGAACGGAGCTTTTGAAAATACTTATTCTTCTCCTGTTATAGACGAATTATTGGAGTTACCGGCAGGAACAATAAAAAACGACTGGGATAAGTATTTCAACTATATAAAACCCGAATATCTGGAACAAGTAAACAAAGCTTTCAAAGAAGCAATTATATCACCCGGAAAAGTAATTAATTGCGAATACGAAGTATTAAAAGACACCGGAAAAACAGCTTGGTTTCATTCAAAAGGAAGGTGTTTTGAAAAAAACGGAAAATTGCACGTTTTCGGTTCTACTACCGACATCACCGAACGCAAACAGGCGGAAAAAGTGCTGAGAGAATCAGAGGAAAAATTCTACAGCGTAAGTTCCACAGCTCAGGATGCTGTCATCATGATGGACAATGAAGGAAATATCTTCTATTGGAACAAAGCATCCGAAAAAATATTTGGCTATACAAAAGAAGAAGCAAACGGCAAGGAATTGCACAAGTTGATCGTACCGGAGAAATATCTCGAAGATTTTCAAAAGGGATTCAAAAAATTTCGTAAAACAGGAGAAGGAGCCGCAATCAGAAAAACTATTGAATTGTTGGCAATTAGAAAAGATGGAACAGAATTTCCGGTTGAGCTCTCTCTTTCCGCTATAAAACTGAAAGGCAAATGGTGTGCTTCAGCCATCGTCAGAGACATCACCGAACGCAAAAAGGCAGAGGAAGCACTGCGGGAAAGCGAAGCAAGATTCCGAAAGCTTTTAGAAAATATTACAACAGTTGCTGTTCAGGGATATAATGCAGATGGAATAATTCATTATTGGAACAAAGCAAATGAGTTGATATACGGTTATACGGCAGAAGAAGCTATCGGGAAAAATCTCGTAGATATGATTATTCCTTCGGAAATGAAGGAAGATGTGCAGAAACTAATCAAGCACGGTGCAAAAACGGGTGAAATGCCACCTGCTGCTGAATTAACCTTGATGCGTAAAGATGGAAATCCCGTTACAGTATTCTCGAGTCATGCTGTTGTACAACAATCAGGGAAAGGACCTTTATTATTTTGTATGGATATGGATTTGACCGAACGCAAGAAAGCGGAAAAAGAACTTCGTGAAAGCGAAGAAAAGTATCGTTTACTCGCAGACAATTCAACAGACGCTATTTGGCAGACGAATTTGAAATTAGTCTTTACCTATGTTAGTCCGTCAATAAAAAAAATATTTGGGTATTCAGTTGAAGAGTGGGTTGGTACCGGATTGTCTCAACATGCCTCAAGAAAAGAGTTTTTAAAAATGGCAAGAAAAGCTTCATACGCAATTAAAAATTATAAGAAAATTAAATACCTTACCTTTGAAGTTGTGATGCTTAAAAAAGACGGAACTGAAATTCCTGTTGAAATTACCGCAAAATTGCTGTTAAACAAAAAAGGTTTGCCTGTCGGACTACAAGGAACTACTCGCGACATTACCAAACGCCTGTCTGCCGAACAGGCAGGCAAGCAAGCCGAAGAAACATTAATCGAAAAAGAAAAAGAACTGCGCCTGATAACCGATTCAACTTTAGATACTGTCTTTATGTTAAATAAAACAGGAATAATTGTGTATTTGAATCAGCCGGCAGAAAAATTATTCAATCGAAAATTAGAAGACATGCCGGGAACTTCTTTTACAAAATATGTACCTAAAAAAGAACTACCTCGCTATTTTAAAAGATTAAAGGAGGTTTTCCGGCATAAAAAGATTACGAATTTTGAAACCTATGTCATCAACCGTGACGGACAGCAAATACCTGTTGAGATAAACGGACAAATTATTAAAAGGGACGGGAAATATTTTGGTTTAGGAACAATCAGGGACATAACTGAACGCCTGTCTGCCGAACAGGCAGGCAAGCAAGCAGAAGAGGCTTTGCGTGAAAGCGAAAAGCAAATGCATACTTTAATTAATGCCATGCCTGACTTTGTTTGCCTTAAGGACGGGGACGGACGCTGGCTGAAAACTAATGATGCCGGTATTCGTATTTTTCAACTTGAAGGTACAGATTACCGGGGGAAAAATGATTCCGAATTGGCAGAACTTAACAGTAAACTTCGAGGAGCATTTCTTACATGTAAAGAATCCGATGCAAGAGTCAGAAAGGAGGGAGGTATTATTCACGGAGAAGAGACGATTACTGATACCGCCGGTAAAGTTCGGGTTTTTGATGTAACCAAAGTATCTGTTTCTCAAACTGACAGTAAGCGGAAAGGGCTTGTTGTTCTGGGGCATGACATCACCGAACGTAAGTTGGCGGAAGATGAATTAAAAAAATACCGCGAACATTTGGAAGAACTTATTAAAGAGCGAACTTTGGAAGTAGAAGAAAAAGCAAAAAAAATTAAAGAATCTCAAAAAGCAATGCGTTATCTTTTAGAAGATGTAAATGAAGCAAGGGAAGAACTTGTTAAATCAAATAAAAAAATAAAGGAAACAAATAAAGACTTAGAATCTTTTGCCTACTCTGTTTCTCACGATTTAAAATCACCTTTAAGAGCAATTAACGGCTACACAAAAGTTTTGCTTGAAGATTATCCCGGTCTTTTCACAGGTGAGAAAAAAGAATTCATGGATTTAATAGTTAAGAATTCAGTTAAAATGAATACACTTATTGATGACCTCTTAAGATTCTCAAGAGCCGGACGTAATAAACTTGATATAAGTGAATTCAATATGTCTGTAATGGTAAAGGATGTTATTAATGCTGTTAAAGAAAATTACAAGAGTCAAAATATTGAAAGTAAAATTCAAGAAGATGTAATAATAAATGCTGATATTTCGGCAATAAAACATGTATTATTAAATTTAATCGGCAATGCCGTTAAGTTCTCAGAAAATGAAACTGTTTCAAAAATTGAATTCGGCATAAAAAATATTGACGGTATTAATGTATATTATATTAAAGACAACGGTATCGGTTTTAGTATGAAATATACAAATAAAGTATTCGATGTTTTTCAACGATTACACGGCAGCGAAAAATATGAAGGAACAGGTGTCGGATTAGCTTTGGTTAAACGAATAATTAACAAACACGGCGGTAAAATTCGGGCAGAATCCGAAATTGGAAAAGGGAGTGTTTTTTATTTTACAATATAG